One Cellulomonas sp. WB94 genomic window, CTCAGGGGCACGTGACTTCTACTCAGACTGGTCGGCAGCAGCCGACACGACTGTCGCGCTCCTGCGCGCCGAGGCTGGGCGGTACCCGCACGACCTGGCGCTGCGTGAGCTGGTCGGCGAGCTGTCCACGATCAGTCCCGAGTTCCGCACGCGGTGGGCCGAGCACAATGTGCGGTTGCACCACGGGGGTGTGAAGCGGTTCCAGCACGGCGCGGTCGGAGCCCTGGAACTCACCTACCATCCGCTGGACCTCGCCACGTCGCTGGGGGCGGCTCACACCCTGACCGCGTACATCGCGGAGCCCGGGAGCACCTCCGAGGACAAGCTCAAACTCCTCGCCAGCTGGTCCGCGACGGCCGCTTCCGCGGGTGTCCCCAGCGATCTCACGACGTAGCCCCCGTCACTCGGACGAGACGGATCGCGCGACACGCGGTCGTGACACGAGGCACCCGCCCGGTGATCCAGTCCCGGAGTCAGGCCCCGAGCTGCTCCTGGCCGCGGTAGGAGTCGTGCCAGGTGCCGAGGGACATCCGGGAGGTCTCGTGGGCCAGGGCCGTGTCGGTGGCGTCCCGTGAGGTGGTGTAGTTCTCGATCTTCTTCGTCGTGGTGACCACGACGGAGAAGGCCATCGTGCGATGGTCGGTGAGACCGGACTAGGGAACTCACGGAAGGACATCGCACGATGGCTATGGACCAGTCTGCCCTGCTCGACCTGCTCGCCGCATTGAAGGACACCGACGTCAGCGACCGGATCCGGACCGCGACCGAGCACCTGTATCAAGAGCTGATCGACGCCGAGGCGACCGCGGTGATCGGCGCCGGCCCCTGGCAGCGCACGCAGGCCCGCACGGCGTTGCGCAACGGGTCGCGGGACCGGGTGTTGACGACCACGGCCGGGGACCTGGACCTGCGGATCCCCAAGCTGCGCACCGGGTCGTTCTTCCCGTCCTTGCTCGAGCGGCGCCGCCGGGTCGACCAGGCACTGTTCGCGGTCGTGATGGAGGCCTACCTGCACGGGGTCAGCACCAGGAAGGTCGACGACCTGGTCAGGGCCCTGGGGGCCGACACCGGGATCTCCAAGAGTGAGGTCTCCCGGATCTGCGCGGGCCTGGACGAGGAGGTCTCGGCGTTCCGTGACCGGTCCCTGGCCGACGCGGGGTTCCCCTACGTGTTCCTGGACGCGACGTACTGCAAGGCCAGGGTCGGGCGCCGGGTGGTGTCCCAGGCCGTGGTCATCGCCACCGGGGTCCGCGCCGACGGGCACCGTGAGGTCCTCGGCTTCGACGTCGGAGACTCCGAGAACGGCGCCTTCTGGACCAGCTTCCTGCGCTCGCTCAAGGCCCGCGGGCTGGGCGGTGTGGCGCTGGTCATCTCCGACGCCCACGAGGGCCTGAAGACCGCGATCGCCTCGGTCCTGCTCGGCTCGTCCTGGCAACGCTGCCGGGTCCACTTCACCCGCAACGTCCTCGACGCGGTGTCCAAGACGAACGCCGAGATGGTCGCCGCCGCGATCCGCACGATCTTCGCCCAACCCGACGCCGCCCACGTCGCCGAGCAGTTCGAAGTCATCGCGACCATGCTGACCCGCTCCCACCCGAAGGTCGGGCACATGCTCACCGACGCCCGCGAGGACCTGCTCGCCTTCACCGCGTTCCCCGCCAGCCACTGGAAGAAGATCTGGTCGACCAACCCCCTGGAACGACTGAACAAGGAGGTCAAACGCCGCACCGACGTCGTGGGGGTCTTCCCCAACCCCGCCGCCCTGCTGCGCCTGGCCGGCGCCGTCCTGGTCGAGGCCCACGACGAATGGGCCGCCACCGACCGCCGCTACCTATCCGAGAACTCCATGGCCCAACTCGCCACCATGACCCTGACGACCCAGGAGGTGGACCACACCGAACTCCTCACGGCATGATCTGAGCACTGACCCGCACGGTGTCGAGAAACTCCACCACTCAGCGGGACGTCACCGCCGTGTCGGCCTCGGTCGTGGTGCGGCGCACCTTGCAGGTCCGTGACCTGCGGAGAATATGGAGCGGGTGACGAGAATCGAACTCGCGCTATCAGCTTGGGAAGCCAACTCGAATGGGTTCTGGGCCCTGGTCAGATCGTAAAAGTGCAGGTCACACGCTTGCGGGGGTTC contains:
- a CDS encoding IS256 family transposase, translating into MAMDQSALLDLLAALKDTDVSDRIRTATEHLYQELIDAEATAVIGAGPWQRTQARTALRNGSRDRVLTTTAGDLDLRIPKLRTGSFFPSLLERRRRVDQALFAVVMEAYLHGVSTRKVDDLVRALGADTGISKSEVSRICAGLDEEVSAFRDRSLADAGFPYVFLDATYCKARVGRRVVSQAVVIATGVRADGHREVLGFDVGDSENGAFWTSFLRSLKARGLGGVALVISDAHEGLKTAIASVLLGSSWQRCRVHFTRNVLDAVSKTNAEMVAAAIRTIFAQPDAAHVAEQFEVIATMLTRSHPKVGHMLTDAREDLLAFTAFPASHWKKIWSTNPLERLNKEVKRRTDVVGVFPNPAALLRLAGAVLVEAHDEWAATDRRYLSENSMAQLATMTLTTQEVDHTELLTA